From a region of the Malania oleifera isolate guangnan ecotype guangnan chromosome 12, ASM2987363v1, whole genome shotgun sequence genome:
- the LOC131144548 gene encoding LRR receptor-like serine/threonine-protein kinase FLS2, which translates to MPSQCVRLFVILVCSVSALCMGLPAEPSLEIEIKALKAFKNSICSDPFGALADWNDTNHHCNWSGIACDPSSNHVISISLVRKNLRGKISPFLGNITSLQVLDLTSNSFMGHIPTQLGHCSQLLELTLYGNSLLGSVPLELGKLGYLQSMNLGSNLLNGSIPESICNCTSLRELDTSSNNLTGTIPIGIGNLANLQSLDLSQNKLSGAIPREIGNLSNLLFIYLSENMLVGKFPSELVHCKKLIALNIFCNFVTGSIPSNISSLQNLKNLSMGYNFLEGSIPSSISNCTNLIQIAAGANRLVGKIPWDLWKLQSLASLTLGPNMISGEIPDLLFNCSNLNKLDLSENNLQGMLRPGIGRLFSLQILKVHRNSLSGPIPPEIGNLSQLISLDLGMNNFSGIVPSELSKLSLLQGLLLHDNMLEGAIPEKIFDLARLTDLQLQHNMFTGAIPDALSNLRVLSNFNLNGNMLNGSIPKSLACLSGLMALDLSHNYLTGSIPGSVIAGITRMQILLNFSYNLLTGAIPDELGLLEMVQAIDVSNNKLSGSIPETVGGCKNLFSLDLSANKLSGEIQNGAFMQMVSLTSLNLSRNQFDYGIPESLGNLMKLVSLDLSQNRFSGVIPESFGSLPSLKFLNLSFNQLEGPIPKTGIFRNITKSSLTGNLALCGAKFLNYCSNQTAPHNFSKRAVIILIAFGLTFAFAVSFFIQYIRMHKNKKEGVENPEPVYISALDLKRLDQKELEMATDLFREENIIGSSNLSTVYKGKLENGQIIAVKKLNLHQFSSTYFKREINTLSQLKHRNLVKILGYAWESGRLKALILEYMENGSLESVIHEPCADHSRWTLSERINVFVSIASALDYLHSGYDFPIVHCDLKPSNILLDGDWGVHVSDFGTARVLGVHLENGGTLSSASAFEGTIGYLPPEFAYMRKVTTKVDVFSFGTIMMEFLTKRRPIGLTQEDGFPITLRQLVEKTLACGRNQLLQVVDMNLVSNISCEKHVEIIKELFQLALSCTYPNPEDRPHMCELLSLLLKLKEKDRMAQDGNEAEN; encoded by the exons ATGCCCTCTCAATGTGTGCGTTTGTTTGTAATCTTGGTTTGTTCTGTTTCTGCTCTATGTATGGGGCTTCCTGCAGAGCCCAGCTTGGAGATAGAAATTAAAGCTTTGAAGGCCTTCAAGAATTCAATTTGTAGTGACCCATTTGGTGCACTTGCAGATTGGAATGACACAAACCATCACTGCAACTGGTCTGGCATTGCCTGTGATCCTTCCTCAAATCATGTCATTTCCATATCCCTGGTTAGAAAAAACCTTCGAGGTAAAATCTCCCCATTCCTTGGAAACATTACCAGCCTCCAGGTTCTTGATCTAACTTCAAACTCTTTCATGGGGCACATCCCAACTCAGTTGGGACATTGCTCTCAGCTTTTAGAGCTAACTCTTTATGGCAATTCTCTTTTGGGTTCCGTCCCACTAGAATTAGGAAAGCTTGGCTACCTGCAATCCATGAATCTAGGTAGTAATCTCTTAAATGGAAGCATTCCTGAAAGCATTTGCAACTGCACATCCTTGAGAGAGCTTGACACCAGCTCCAATAATCTCACGGGCACTATCCCAATAGGCATTGGAAATTTAGCCAATCTGCAATCTTTAGACTTGAGTCAAAACAAATTATCGGGGGCCATACCTCGGGAAATTGGGAATTTGTCAAACTTGCTGTTTATTTACTTGTCTGAAAATATGCTTGTTGGAAAATTTCCATCTGAACTAGTTCATTGTAAGAAGCTCATTGCTCTGAACATATTCTGCAATTTCGTCACCGGGAGTATTCCATCAAACATCAGTTCACTTCAAAATTTGAAGAACCTATCTATGGGTTACAACTTTCTCGAGGGATCCATTCCCTCTAGCATTTCCAATTGTACCAATCTTATCCAGATAGCTGCAGGTGCTAACAGATTAGTTGGGAAAATTCCTTGGGATTTATGGAAGCTGCAGAGCCTAGCATCCCTTACTCTTGGGCCCAACATGATATCAGGGGAGATTCCAGACTTGCTATTTAACTGTTCAAACCTTAATAAACTTGATTTATCTGAAAACAATTTGCAGGGAATGCTGAGGCCAGGCATTGGCAGACTCTTTAGTCTGCAGATTTTAAAAGTCCATAGAAATTCATTGTCGGGGCCAATTCCACCAGAGATTGGCAATCTAAGTCAATTGATCTCCTTAGACCTTGGTATGAACAACTTTTCAGGCATAGTTCCCTCTGAGCTATCAAAACTCTCTCTCCTCCAAGGTCTTCTTTTGCATGATAACATGCTAGAAGGTGCAATTCCTGAGAAAATTTTTGACTTAGCACGACTGACTGATCTACAGCTGCAGCATAACATGTTCACAGGTGCCATTCCAGATGCACTCTCTAATCTTAGGGTTCTTTCAAACTTTAACCTCAATGGAAACATGCTTAATGGGTCCATCCCAAAAAGTTTGGCTTGTCTCAGTGGATTGATGGCATTGGATCTCTCTCATAACTATCTGACAGGATCCATTCCTGGGTCTGTGATTGCGGGTATAACGAGGATGCAGATACTTCTGAACTTCTCGTACAACCTTTTGACTGGAGCCATTCCAGATGAGCTTGGTTTGTTGGAAATGGTACAGGCCATCGATGTCTCAAACAATAAGCTTTCAGGAAGCATTCCTGAAACAGTTGGAGGCTGTAAAAATTTGTTCTCACTCGATTTGTCTGCCAACAAACTTTCTGGTGAAATCCAAAATGGAGCTTTTATGCAAATGGTATCGCTTACCAGCTTGAACCTTTCAAGGAATCAGTTCGATTATGGGATTCCTGAAAGTTTGGGAAATCTAATGAAGCTTGTTTCCCTTGACCTCTCTCAGAACAGGTTCAGTGGGGTAATTCCCGAAAGCTTTGGCAGTCTTCCCTCCTTGAAATTTTTGAACCTTTCTTTCAATCAACTTGAAGGACCTATCCCAAAAACTGGCATATTTAGAAACATTACTAAATCATCTTTAACTGGCAATTTAGCTCTTTGTGGAGCTAAGTTTCTTAATTACTGCAGCAATCAAACTGCTCCACATAATTTCTCCAAGAGAGCTGTAATAATTCTCATTGCATTTGGATTGACTTTTGCATTTGCTGTTTCCTTCTTCATTCAGTACATTAGGATGCATAAAAATAAGAAGGAAGGGGTTGAGAATCCAGAGCCAGTATATATTTCAGCATTAGACCTCAAGAGACTTGACCAAAAGGAATTAGAAATGGCTACTGATTTATTCAGGGAAGAGAACATTATTGGATCTAGCAATTTGAGCACAGTGTACAAGGGCAAGCTAGAAAATGGGCAGATTATAGCCGTGAAAAAATTGAATTTGCATCAGTTCTCTTCAACTTACTTCAAAAGAGAGATCAATACCCTGAGCCAGTTGAAGCACAGGAATCTGGTCAAGATACTTGGTTATGCTTGGGAGAGTGGAAGGCTAAAGGCTCTAATTCTGGAATACATGGAGAATGGAAGCTTGGAGAGCGTTATCCATGAACCTTGCGCGGATCATTCAAGGTGGACATTGTCAGAGAGAATCAATGTTTTTGTGTCTATTGCAAGTGCTTTGGATTACTTGCATTCAGGGTATGATTTCCCAATAGTTCACTGTGACCTAAAGCCTTCTAACATTCTTCTTGATGGAGATTGGGGGGTCCATGTGAGCGATTTTGGAACAGCGCGAGTGCTAGGCGTTCACCTTGAAAATGGAGGCACCCTTTCCTCAGCGTCTGCTTTCGAAGGCACCATAGGCTACCTTCCACCAG AGTTTGCGTACATGAGAAAAGTTACGACAAAAGTGGATGTATTCAGCTTCGGTACAATAATGATGGAGTTCTTGACTAAACGAAGGCCAATAGGACTCACACAAGAGGATGGTTTTCCAATCACTTTGCGTCAACTCGTGGAGAAAACCCTCGCATGTGGAAGGAACCAACTTCTTCAAGTTGTGGATATGAATCTAGTTTCAAACATTTCTTGTGAGAAGCATGTGGAAATAATCAAAGAGCTCTTTCAGTTAGCATTGTCATGCACCTATCCTAATCCTGAGGATCGGCCCCATATGTGTGAATTACTGTCTTTGCTATTGAAGCTAAAGGAGAAAGATAGAATGGCACAAGATGGGAATGAAGCCGAGAACTAG